The Candidatus Methylomirabilota bacterium DNA segment CCTCGTGGCGGTGATCGCGGCGCACCTGAAGAACCCCTTCGCGCGCCCCGTCCAGGCGGCGCTCCTCGCCCTGGTGCTCTTCCACGGCCTGCTCGGCGTGCGCACCATCCTCCTCGACTTCGGCCTGCCGGCGCGCTGGCACCGGCTCCTCTTCCTGCTGGCGCTCCTGGTCGGCGTGGCGGCCTTCGCGGCCTTCTGGAGGTGGCGATGGTACTGAAGGTCTTCCGCTGGAGCCCGGGCTCGCGCGAGCGCCTGCAGAAGTACTGGGTCAAGGCCCGCCAGGGTATGACGGTCCTCGACGCGCTGGTCGAGCTCCAGCGAAACTCCGATGCGACGCTCGCCTTTCGCTACGCCTGCCGCGTGGGCATGTGCGGCTCCTGCGCCATGGTCGTCAACGGCCGCGAGCGCTGGGCCTGCCGAACCTTGCTCTCAAATCTCGCGCGCGGGCCGGTGACCGTCCGGCCGCTGTACCAGTTCCCCTTGATCCGCGACCTCGTCGTCGACATGGCGCCGATCAAGAACAAGATGCTGGAGATGAAGGCGGTCTTCGTCCCCGGCCGCCGGGCGATGGACGGCGACGGGTTCGCCCAGATCGGCTCGCGCACGCGCGAGCGGCGCGCCATCGACGCCGCGATCGAGTGCATCGGCTGCGGCATGTGCGTCTCGGCCTGCACCATGGTCAGCCACGACCCGAATTTCCCCGGGCCCGCGGCCCTGAACCGCGTCTTCACGCTCCAGCGCGACAGCCGCGACGGGGCTCATGCCGACCGCAGCCAGGCGGTCCTCGCCGAGGACGTGTTGACGCGCTGTCACGGCCAGGCCAACTGCACCGCCGTTTGTCCCATGGAGATCTCGCCCACGGACTCCATCCTGGCGCTCAGGCGCCGTGCCGTGCTCCGACTCTTCGGTATCGGCCCCCGCTGACCGCTCACGCAGGGGCGGGTAGTGGGTCAGTTTGGCCTTGAATCGTCGGGCCGCTTGACAGAGAATGCTACGAGTCAAACTGGCCCAGTACCCCGCTTGACAGCGCGTTTGTCGACGCTGTATCGGATGCAAGCGTGGGTCGCTGCACCACCTTGGACCGAGGCCGGTGGGACCAGGGCAGTGGAAGCCGTTTGGCCTGAGGAGCGCTTGTGTCTTCCGCGCGCCGGAACCACGTTGTATCGAGAGGAGAAAACGCAAATGCGAACTAGACAAGGTCGGATCCTCACCGGTCTGATCGCGTCAGTCATTCTCACCGCGGCACCACAGGCGTACTCCGCCGAAGCGAAGGCGCCTGAGATTGTCATGGAAGAATTCATGGTCCCCGCAGTGGATCCGGGCATCCAGCTCTACGTCAGGAACAAGCGTCCGCAGGGCGTCGAAAAGTTCGGTGCGGACAAGATCCTGCTGTTCGTTCACGGCTCGACCTATGCGGCCGAAACGACCTTCGATCTCAGGCTCGGCGGCGTCTCCTGGATGGAATACATCGCCCAGCACGGCTATGATGTGTATCTCGTCGATGTGCGCGGGTATGGTAAGTCCATGCGGCCGCCCGAAATGGATCAGCCCGCAGAGCAGAACCCGCCTATCGTGCGTACCGAGACGGCAGTGAAGGATGTTGGCGCGGCGGTCGATTTCATCCTGAAGCGCCGTGGTGTATCCAAGCTCAATCTAATGGGCTGGTCGTGGGGCACGACCATCATGGGATGGTACACCGCGCAGAACAACGACAAGGTCAACAAGCTGGTGCTTTATGCCCCACGCTGGCTGAGCAACACGCCTTCGCTCATCGACAAGGGGGACAAGCTCGGTGCCTACCGCGCGGCGTCAATGGAGTCGGCGAAAGACCGCTGGCTCAAGGGAGTGCCGGAGGACAAGAAGGCGGAACTTATTCCACAGGGATGGTTCGAGGCGTGGGCAGCCGCCGCGCTAGCGAGCGACCCGGTCGGTTCCAAACGGAACCCGCCAGTGGTCCGCGCGCCCAACGGCACGTTGCAGGACACGCGCGAGTACTGGGCCGCGGGCAAGCCGCTCTACGACCCGGCGGAAATTCGCGTGCCGACCTTCCTGATCCACGCGGAATGGGATCAGGACTTACCGAGCTACATGCTGTACGCCTACTTCGCCAAACTCACGAATGCGCCGTACAAGCGCTATGTGGAGATTGGCGAGGGCACACACACGGTGATGCTGGAAAAGAACCGCATGCAGCTGTTCCTCGAAGTGCAGCTGTTTTTGGATGAGCGGTTCAAGCCCGCGGAATGAAGGGGGCGCCGTGCGAGGGGCTCGCGGGCGGCCCGGAATGAGGGGCAGGGGTAAAACTGACCCGCTACCCGGTGGCGCAGTCCCTTGACCTGTCAGGAGCGCCATGTTACGTTTCGTGTGAACTGAACCCGTCGCCTCCTGCCTCGAATGGGTGGGAGGCG contains these protein-coding regions:
- a CDS encoding succinate dehydrogenase — its product is MSARRAEPFRGRKMLTRRMGSGEAWRDTKVGMWAWLLQRVAAIGLVAVIAAHLKNPFARPVQAALLALVLFHGLLGVRTILLDFGLPARWHRLLFLLALLVGVAAFAAFWRWRWY
- a CDS encoding alpha/beta fold hydrolase, which encodes MRTRQGRILTGLIASVILTAAPQAYSAEAKAPEIVMEEFMVPAVDPGIQLYVRNKRPQGVEKFGADKILLFVHGSTYAAETTFDLRLGGVSWMEYIAQHGYDVYLVDVRGYGKSMRPPEMDQPAEQNPPIVRTETAVKDVGAAVDFILKRRGVSKLNLMGWSWGTTIMGWYTAQNNDKVNKLVLYAPRWLSNTPSLIDKGDKLGAYRAASMESAKDRWLKGVPEDKKAELIPQGWFEAWAAAALASDPVGSKRNPPVVRAPNGTLQDTREYWAAGKPLYDPAEIRVPTFLIHAEWDQDLPSYMLYAYFAKLTNAPYKRYVEIGEGTHTVMLEKNRMQLFLEVQLFLDERFKPAE
- a CDS encoding succinate dehydrogenase/fumarate reductase iron-sulfur subunit, producing MVLKVFRWSPGSRERLQKYWVKARQGMTVLDALVELQRNSDATLAFRYACRVGMCGSCAMVVNGRERWACRTLLSNLARGPVTVRPLYQFPLIRDLVVDMAPIKNKMLEMKAVFVPGRRAMDGDGFAQIGSRTRERRAIDAAIECIGCGMCVSACTMVSHDPNFPGPAALNRVFTLQRDSRDGAHADRSQAVLAEDVLTRCHGQANCTAVCPMEISPTDSILALRRRAVLRLFGIGPR